The following coding sequences are from one Capsicum annuum cultivar UCD-10X-F1 chromosome 3, UCD10Xv1.1, whole genome shotgun sequence window:
- the LOC107862451 gene encoding anaphase-promoting complex subunit 8, producing the protein MGIKENCRNELRAAVRQLSDRCLYSASKWAAEQLVGIEQDPAKYTPSHTRFQRGSSSIRRRFRTATEAAFTSTPAAGVSHLTTPSVPEDDNEAIDNDFYLLAKSYFDCQEYRRATHVLRDQTGKKAVFLRCYSLYLAGERRKEEEMIELEGPLGKSDVVNHELVSIERELSGLRKNGSIDSFGLYLYGLVLKQKGSDNLARTVLVESVNSYPWNWSAWSELQSLCTTAETLDSLNLNNHWMKDFFLAYAYQELRMHTESLVKYENLQGTFSFSNYIQAQIAKAQYSRREFEQVEVIFEELLRNDPYRIEDMDMYSNVLYAKECFSALSYLAHRVFLTDKYRPESCCIIGNYYSLKGQHEKSVMYFRRALKLNKKYLSAWTLMGHEYVEMKNTPAAVDAYRRAVDINPCDYRAWYGLGQAYEMMGMPFYALHYFKKSVFLHPSDSRLWIAMAQCYETEQLHMLEEAIKCYRRAANCNDREAIALHQLAKLHAELGRSEEAAFYYKKDLEIMEAEEREGPNLVEALMFLARYYKAQKRFEDAEVYCTRLLDYSGPEKETAKSLLRGIRYEMDVEHPPP; encoded by the exons ATGGGTATTAAAGAAAACTGCAGAAACGAGCTCCGAGCTGCCGTCCGTCAGCTTAGTGACCGATGTCTCTACTCCGCCTCCAAATG GGCGGCAGAGCAGTTAGTGGGAATTGAGCAAGACCCAGCTAAGTACACTCCATCGCACACAAGATTCCAGCGTGGAAGTTCCAGTATTCGTCGCCGGTTCCGAACAGCTACGGAAGCTGCTTTCACTTCCACTCCTGCTGCTGGAGTATCTCACCTGACTACACCGTCTGTCCCTGAGGATGATAATGAAGCCATTGACAATGATTTTTACCTGCTTGCGAAGTCCTATTTTGATTGTCAGGAGTACAGGCGGGCTACTCATGTGCTCCGTGATCAGACTGGCAAGAAAGCTGTGTTCTTGCGCTGTTATTCGCTTTACTTG GCcggtgaaagaagaaaagaagaagagatgATAGAACTCGAGGGACCCTTAGGCAAGAGCGATGTTGTGAATCACGAACTGGTTTCTATTGAGAGGGAGTTGTCTGGACTTCGAAAAAATGGAAGCATTGATTCCTTTGGCCTTTACTTGTATGGTCTTGTTCTTAAGCAGAAAGGCAGTGACAATCTTGCTAGGACCGTTCTTGTTGAGTCAGTAAATAGCTATCCATGGAACTGGAGTGCTTGGTCTGAGCTGCAGTCGCTGTGCACCACAGCTGAGACATTGGACAGTTTAAACCTTAATAACCACTGGATGAAAGACTTCTTTCTAGCCTATGCTTACCAAGAGCTTCGAATGCACACTGAGTCATTGGTGAAATATGAAAATTTGCAAGGGACCTTCAGTTTTAGCAATTACATCCAGGCCCAGATTGCTAAAGCTCAGTACAGTCGTAGAGAATTTGAACAAGTAGAAGTTATATTTGAAGAACTACTAAGAAATGATCCTTACAGGATTGAAGACATGGATATGTATTCCAATGTGCTGTATGCAAAGGAATGCTTCTCAGCCTTAAGTTATCTTGCACATAGGGTATTTTTGACAGATAAATACAGGCCAGAGTCTTGTTGCATTATTGGGAACTATTACAGTTTGAAAGGGCAGCATGAGAAATCTGTAATGTATTTTCGAAGGgctcttaaattgaataaaaaatatttatcagcTTGGACACTTATGGGTCATGAGTATGTAGAGATGAAAAACACTCCAGCAGCAGTTGATGCCTATAGGCGGGCTGTGGACATAAATCCATGTGATTATCGAGCCTGGTATGGATTAGGACAAGCTTATGAGATGATGGGGATGCCATTTTATGCGCTTCATTATTTTAAGAAGTCAGTGTTCTTACATCCGAGTGATTCTCGATTATGGATTGCAATGGCCCAGTGTTATGAAACAGAACAGCTTCATATGCTTGAGGAGGCAATCAAATGTTACAGAAGGGCTGCAAATTGTAATGACAGAGAAGCAATCGCACTTCACCAGCTAGCAAAACTGCATGCTGAACTTGGCCGTTCCGAAGAGGCAGCATTTTACTACAAGAAAGATTTGGAGATTATGGAGGCTGAAGAACGGGAAGGTCCAAATCTAGTTGAAGCTTTAATGTTTCTTGCAAGATATTATAAAGCTCAAAAGAGATTTGAAGATGCAGAGGTTTATTGCACCCGCCTTCTAGATTATTCTGGACCG GAGAAGGAAACAGCAAAGAGTCTACTTAGAGGAATAAGATATGAAATGGATGTTGAGCATCCTCCACCCTGA